The proteins below are encoded in one region of bacterium:
- a CDS encoding leucine dehydrogenase — MDLSFYEIIQTMGHEQVLICQDLHENYCAIFALHNTRLGPAIGGTRLWRYDRFENAMTDALRLSRGMTYKCAMAGIPFGGGKSVIIADGNTIRREPIFKTHGKFVERLGGHYITAEDVGTSPADMAYVRTETRHVAGLAEHSGDPSPWTAKGVVYAMKAAARFRWGNDELRGKIIAIQGCGHVGYYLAKELHFLGAKLIVTDIDQAKIDRCVKEFDAIAVKPDAIYTAHADIFAPCALGGIINEKTLPQLRVEIVCGAANNQLQELQHGQLIHQLGIVYVPDYIANAGGIINGCREMLGWELDRMLKKLEGIFDTTLRILNTSQNDHIPPQNIADQMVEKMLNSR; from the coding sequence ATGGATTTATCATTTTATGAAATCATTCAGACAATGGGACATGAACAGGTCTTGATTTGTCAAGATCTTCATGAAAATTACTGCGCCATATTTGCACTTCACAACACACGGCTGGGCCCGGCGATAGGAGGAACGCGATTGTGGAGATACGATCGCTTTGAAAATGCGATGACCGATGCTTTGCGTTTATCGCGCGGTATGACTTACAAATGCGCGATGGCGGGAATTCCATTCGGTGGAGGTAAATCCGTCATTATTGCTGATGGTAATACAATCCGGCGAGAACCGATATTTAAGACGCACGGCAAATTTGTTGAACGGCTGGGAGGGCATTATATTACGGCTGAAGACGTGGGAACGTCACCGGCCGATATGGCTTATGTGCGTACGGAAACCCGCCATGTTGCCGGATTGGCGGAACATTCCGGCGATCCGTCACCTTGGACCGCCAAAGGCGTCGTCTATGCCATGAAAGCTGCGGCCCGATTTCGTTGGGGAAATGATGAACTCAGAGGAAAAATTATTGCCATTCAAGGTTGTGGCCATGTCGGATATTATTTGGCAAAAGAATTACATTTTCTTGGAGCAAAATTGATCGTGACGGATATTGATCAGGCGAAGATCGATCGGTGCGTCAAAGAGTTCGATGCTATTGCCGTTAAGCCTGACGCTATTTATACGGCGCATGCCGACATCTTCGCACCCTGTGCACTGGGTGGAATCATTAATGAAAAAACCCTCCCGCAATTGCGCGTAGAAATTGTCTGCGGAGCGGCCAATAATCAATTGCAAGAACTGCAGCATGGCCAGTTGATTCATCAGCTTGGCATAGTCTACGTTCCGGACTATATTGCCAATGCCGGCGGTATAATCAACGGTTGCCGTGAAATGTTGGGCTGGGAATTGGATCGGATGTTGAAAAAACTTGAAGGCATTTTCGATACGACTTTACGGATTTTGAACACGTCGCAAAACGATCATATTCCTCCTCAGAATATCGCCGACCAAATGGTCGAGAAAATGCTAAACAGCCGCTAA
- a CDS encoding LysE family translocator: MENYPVFLLVAATAVFNPGPGVTLTLTNSLRYGLRHTLGGIAGIAFGGLIMAIVSATGLGLLMATSQHALSVLKLTGSAYLIFLGIKMWRKSPDANDENEVLRTGIQKRFAEAFWLQLSNPNAILFFISAFPQFIDPASPYIFQFSILSFTYCLMVLIIHTIYALTARTAKKWLSSPIASHRINQAGGIVLIVFGLILAFQSQV, translated from the coding sequence ATGGAAAACTATCCTGTATTTTTGCTCGTGGCCGCAACGGCAGTTTTTAACCCCGGTCCGGGCGTAACGCTGACATTGACTAACTCGTTGCGATACGGATTACGCCATACGCTTGGCGGGATTGCCGGTATTGCTTTTGGCGGCTTGATCATGGCCATAGTTTCAGCGACGGGCTTGGGTCTATTGATGGCCACATCGCAACACGCATTGTCCGTTTTGAAGCTTACGGGCTCAGCTTATCTTATTTTTCTAGGTATAAAAATGTGGAGAAAATCTCCGGACGCGAACGACGAAAATGAAGTTTTGCGCACGGGAATTCAAAAACGTTTTGCCGAAGCATTCTGGCTCCAACTTTCCAACCCGAATGCGATTTTGTTTTTTATTTCGGCTTTCCCACAATTCATTGATCCCGCATCGCCGTATATCTTTCAATTTTCCATCCTTTCGTTTACGTATTGTTTGATGGTATTGATCATTCATACGATCTACGCGCTTACCGCACGCACTGCAAAAAAATGGTTGTCCTCACCCATTGCCAGCCACAGAATCAATCAAGCCGGAGGGATTGTGTTGATTGTTTTTGGTTTAATTCTTGCTTTCCAATCGCAGGTATGA
- a CDS encoding YceI family protein, whose amino-acid sequence MYTIRWIIFSLLTISLQAQTTWIIDGSHSNVGFTVTHLVVSETSGRFNKFEGQVTAQKEDFSDAQVTIKIQVKSIDTNNERRDKHLVSEDFFFADQYPEITFISKSFQKIKDGEYLINGDLTMRGVTKPIELKARYKGQVKMGNNRIKAGWTAAGSLNRFDYGLKWNELMETGSMMVGETVQLQFNIELVTTTS is encoded by the coding sequence ATGTATACGATCCGTTGGATTATATTTTCGCTATTGACGATTTCATTACAGGCACAAACCACGTGGATTATTGACGGTTCCCATTCAAACGTTGGTTTTACCGTTACGCACTTGGTTGTTTCCGAAACTTCCGGCCGGTTTAACAAATTTGAAGGACAAGTTACTGCACAGAAAGAAGATTTTTCTGACGCACAAGTTACAATAAAAATCCAGGTTAAGAGCATCGATACGAATAATGAGCGCCGTGACAAACATCTTGTTTCTGAAGATTTCTTTTTCGCCGATCAATATCCCGAGATTACTTTTATCAGCAAATCCTTCCAAAAAATCAAAGATGGCGAATATCTGATCAACGGCGACTTGACGATGCGCGGCGTAACCAAGCCGATCGAATTGAAGGCACGTTACAAAGGTCAAGTGAAAATGGGCAACAACCGAATTAAAGCCGGATGGACAGCAGCCGGTTCGCTCAATCGATTTGATTATGGTCTTAAGTGGAACGAGCTGATGGAAACCGGCAGCATGATGGTCGGCGAAACCGTACAATTACAATTCAATATTGAGTTAGTAACCACAACTAGCTAA
- a CDS encoding ABC transporter permease produces MFKNYFKIAWRNLLRHKGYSLLNISGLSVGIACCLLIVMYVIDELSYDKFHVNGDRLYRVSMSTTVTGKTDRNAAVHFPVAPLLRGYPEVEETARLVDYRFIGQIPVLQFGDKSFYEENFFYGDSTIFKVLTLPLLQGNPNALYEPNTVVMTREMAKKYFGDNNPLGQVLRLNGLKDLKVTGILAPFPGPTHLKIDFIASMSSIANSGFTGPGFDFNNWIINFYWTYVLFKTPSDAALLESQLPDFGKRYLPDLHQKNGTQLHLTKVSDIHLSPGNDGEITPCGDITYVYIFSLVAILILFIACINFMNLVTARSAGRAKEIGLRKVAGALRKQLIGQFLGESILLTVLSAFIALFLIEGLTPMFNQLTGKTLAMNFEPWLVLSLLAVIVVVGLAAGSYPAFYFSNFQPAQVLKGTFKTGGKGVLLRKILVILQFSISIALITCTIIAQHQLYFIQNKKLGFEKEQLVILPIRGSILGQKYAEFKNQLLQHPGIVSVSGLSDKIGTGVNFTGFFVEGQDEMQFISQTRISHDFIKTYGLRLVEGRDLIEGSATDSASGYIVNRAFLRQYGWETGVGKRVRFFRSTVEGQIVGVVEDFHFQSLHTPVAPIVMRIGNTSFLAVKIRPENMRETISVIESAWNRFEHDKPFTFHFLDQAINDLYKSEQKLSMLIGTFSGLAILIACLGLFGLASFTAEQRTKEIGIRKVLGASVGGIVFIMCKEFLKFVLIANIIAWPVAYLAMNMWLQDFASRIDIGPSAFILAAVFALTIALVTVGYQAIKAALSNPLKSIKYE; encoded by the coding sequence ATGTTTAAGAACTATTTCAAGATCGCGTGGCGCAATTTACTCAGGCATAAAGGATATTCGCTCCTCAATATCAGCGGGCTTTCCGTTGGAATTGCCTGTTGCTTATTGATTGTAATGTACGTGATTGATGAATTAAGTTATGACAAATTTCACGTCAATGGCGACCGCTTGTATCGCGTGAGCATGAGTACAACCGTAACCGGCAAAACCGACCGCAATGCGGCCGTACATTTTCCGGTCGCTCCCCTCTTGCGCGGTTACCCGGAGGTTGAAGAAACGGCGCGATTAGTCGACTACCGATTTATAGGACAAATCCCAGTATTGCAATTCGGCGATAAAAGCTTTTATGAAGAAAATTTCTTCTATGGTGATTCGACTATTTTTAAAGTATTGACGCTCCCGCTTCTGCAAGGCAATCCCAACGCACTTTACGAGCCTAATACTGTTGTAATGACACGGGAAATGGCTAAAAAATATTTCGGTGACAACAACCCGCTGGGTCAAGTGCTGCGCCTCAACGGGCTAAAAGATTTGAAAGTGACCGGTATCTTAGCGCCGTTTCCAGGTCCGACGCATTTAAAAATTGACTTTATTGCGTCGATGTCTAGCATCGCTAACTCGGGCTTTACGGGTCCTGGATTCGATTTTAATAATTGGATTATTAATTTTTACTGGACCTACGTACTTTTCAAAACGCCTTCTGATGCAGCCTTACTTGAATCGCAATTGCCCGATTTCGGCAAGCGTTACCTTCCAGACCTGCATCAGAAAAACGGAACGCAATTACATCTTACCAAGGTTTCAGATATTCACTTGAGTCCCGGAAATGACGGGGAAATCACACCGTGCGGTGATATAACGTACGTATACATTTTTTCACTTGTAGCAATTCTAATTTTGTTTATCGCATGTATCAATTTTATGAATCTTGTAACCGCACGATCCGCAGGGCGCGCTAAAGAAATCGGACTTCGAAAAGTTGCCGGTGCGTTGCGAAAACAATTGATCGGACAATTTCTCGGCGAATCGATTCTATTGACCGTATTGTCGGCCTTCATTGCTTTGTTCTTGATCGAAGGCCTGACGCCGATGTTTAATCAATTAACGGGAAAAACATTAGCGATGAATTTTGAACCGTGGTTGGTATTATCTTTACTGGCCGTAATTGTTGTTGTTGGCTTGGCTGCAGGAAGTTATCCCGCATTTTATTTTTCCAATTTTCAACCGGCGCAGGTTTTGAAAGGAACGTTTAAAACAGGTGGCAAAGGAGTTCTGCTGCGTAAAATACTGGTGATATTGCAATTTTCCATTTCTATAGCATTGATCACATGCACCATTATCGCACAACATCAATTATATTTTATTCAAAATAAAAAACTCGGATTTGAAAAAGAACAATTGGTCATCTTACCGATTCGTGGAAGCATATTGGGTCAAAAATACGCCGAATTCAAGAATCAATTGCTCCAGCATCCAGGCATTGTGAGTGTCAGCGGATTGTCCGACAAAATCGGTACGGGCGTTAATTTCACCGGCTTCTTCGTTGAAGGCCAGGATGAAATGCAGTTTATTTCACAAACGCGCATCAGCCATGATTTTATAAAAACGTACGGGCTGCGCCTGGTCGAAGGCCGTGACCTGATTGAAGGCAGCGCAACCGACAGTGCATCGGGATATATTGTCAATCGCGCTTTTTTACGGCAATACGGCTGGGAAACCGGCGTCGGTAAACGTGTCAGATTTTTCCGGAGTACGGTTGAAGGACAGATCGTCGGCGTCGTCGAAGATTTTCATTTCCAATCACTCCATACACCGGTTGCGCCGATCGTCATGCGTATAGGGAATACCTCTTTTCTTGCCGTCAAAATCCGCCCGGAAAATATGCGCGAGACCATTAGCGTGATCGAATCCGCCTGGAATCGCTTTGAACATGACAAACCGTTCACATTTCATTTCCTCGATCAGGCTATCAATGATCTTTACAAATCGGAGCAGAAACTCAGCATGTTAATAGGAACTTTTTCCGGATTAGCGATTCTTATAGCTTGCCTTGGATTATTTGGATTGGCATCATTTACAGCCGAACAGCGAACGAAAGAAATCGGTATCCGAAAAGTTCTTGGCGCTTCCGTCGGCGGCATTGTATTCATCATGTGCAAAGAGTTTTTAAAATTCGTTTTGATCGCCAACATCATTGCTTGGCCGGTCGCTTATTTGGCTATGAATATGTGGCTTCAGGATTTTGCCAGCCGGATTGACATTGGACCATCCGCTTTTATTCTCGCGGCTGTTTTTGCTCTGACCATTGCATTGGTTACAGTAGGATACCAAGCAATTAAAGCAGCTTTAAGTAATCCTTTGAAATCAATTAAATATGAGTAA
- a CDS encoding amino acid decarboxylase: METPLHEQHPLDPQDWSSFRATAHRMVDDMINWLQTIREKPAWQKPPASVQQAINEPLPQTPKPLDQVYDDFLKLVAPYNKGNIHPRFWGWVEGSSVPAGVLAEFLASSLNPNLGIGDHSPIYVERCVIDWCKSMMGFSESASGLLVSGATTANLTGLAVARNHAHNQIRQKGLHSLDQQLTLYASVETHSCVQKSIELLGLGAESLRKIPVDKNYRVLLPELRAAIREDRDKGFFPFCIVGNAGTVNTGSIDPLSDLLAIAREEKLWFHIDGAFGAFAYLDPEYREQLYGMTQADSLAFDLHKWMYMPYEAACILIRDVTAHRNSFHIMPSYLVKHESGIAAGPDSFNHYGISLSKGFTSLKIWMCLKTYGLQAFADTIKQNIAQARYLAQQIEREPLLELMAPVALNVVCYRYCPKNYPADRLNDLNKKIVMTLQDRGIAVPTSTILNGHYVIRAAITNHRSRWDDFDILVKETIRIGNEMVNG; encoded by the coding sequence ATGGAAACACCTTTACACGAACAGCATCCGCTCGATCCGCAAGATTGGTCGTCATTTCGCGCGACCGCGCATCGTATGGTCGATGATATGATCAATTGGTTACAGACTATTCGCGAAAAGCCGGCCTGGCAAAAACCTCCGGCCTCCGTACAACAAGCAATTAATGAACCGCTTCCGCAAACGCCTAAACCTCTCGATCAGGTTTACGACGATTTCCTAAAACTCGTCGCGCCGTACAACAAAGGCAACATCCATCCTCGTTTCTGGGGGTGGGTAGAAGGTTCGAGTGTTCCCGCAGGCGTTTTGGCTGAATTTTTGGCATCGTCGCTCAATCCTAATTTAGGAATCGGCGATCATTCGCCAATTTACGTCGAGCGTTGCGTCATCGATTGGTGTAAATCAATGATGGGATTTTCCGAATCGGCGAGCGGTCTGCTCGTCAGCGGTGCAACGACGGCGAATCTCACCGGTCTTGCCGTAGCTCGTAATCATGCACACAACCAGATTCGCCAAAAAGGCCTGCATAGTCTTGACCAACAGCTTACATTGTATGCGTCGGTTGAAACACACAGTTGCGTTCAAAAATCCATTGAATTGCTCGGTCTCGGCGCCGAATCGTTGCGTAAAATTCCCGTCGATAAAAATTACCGCGTTCTTTTACCCGAATTGCGTGCAGCCATTCGCGAAGATCGCGATAAAGGTTTTTTTCCGTTTTGCATTGTAGGAAATGCCGGAACGGTTAATACCGGATCAATCGACCCACTGAGCGATCTTCTTGCTATTGCGCGCGAAGAAAAACTCTGGTTTCATATTGACGGTGCGTTCGGGGCATTTGCATACCTGGATCCTGAATATCGTGAACAACTTTATGGAATGACGCAAGCCGATTCACTGGCTTTTGATTTACACAAATGGATGTACATGCCGTACGAGGCTGCCTGTATTCTTATTCGCGACGTGACGGCTCACCGCAATTCGTTTCATATTATGCCGTCGTATCTCGTCAAACACGAAAGCGGAATTGCGGCTGGCCCTGATTCTTTCAATCATTACGGTATTTCATTGTCCAAAGGTTTTACCTCACTCAAAATCTGGATGTGCCTGAAAACATATGGCCTGCAGGCATTTGCAGACACCATCAAACAAAATATCGCTCAGGCACGTTATCTCGCTCAACAAATCGAACGCGAGCCTTTGCTCGAATTAATGGCGCCGGTTGCGTTGAACGTTGTATGCTACCGGTATTGTCCGAAAAATTATCCAGCCGACCGCCTGAACGATTTAAATAAAAAGATTGTCATGACCTTGCAAGACCGCGGTATTGCTGTTCCAACGAGTACCATATTGAATGGCCATTATGTCATTCGCGCCGCCATAACCAACCATCGCAGCCGTTGGGACGATTTTGATATTCTCGTGAAAGAAACAATTCGGATTGGCAACGAAATGGTAAACGGATAA
- a CDS encoding pyridoxamine 5'-phosphate oxidase family protein, with protein MEKTSLTQVRRRDRNIADESWIRQKLTAAPSGVVAVSNNGQPYIHANLFIYDEKQNVIYFHTSAMGHLRQCVESNPKASFMIFEMGRLIAGPRALDFSVEYASVVVFGTVTIVQEQAEIMDVLQRYFSKYASDIPSDHIEPFTWEDAKKTTVYKMHIAEWSGKEHRESDDHPNAFYYKTAK; from the coding sequence ATGGAGAAAACTTCGCTGACGCAGGTTCGACGCCGCGATCGCAATATTGCCGACGAATCGTGGATTCGTCAAAAACTTACTGCAGCGCCCTCAGGCGTTGTGGCTGTGTCCAATAACGGTCAACCATACATTCACGCCAATCTATTTATTTATGATGAAAAGCAGAACGTCATTTATTTTCACACATCGGCCATGGGACATCTTCGACAATGCGTCGAAAGCAATCCCAAAGCCAGTTTTATGATTTTTGAAATGGGCCGATTGATCGCCGGACCGCGCGCATTGGACTTTAGTGTGGAGTACGCCAGTGTAGTTGTATTCGGAACGGTGACTATCGTTCAGGAACAAGCGGAAATCATGGACGTGCTTCAGCGGTATTTTTCCAAATATGCTTCGGACATTCCTTCCGACCATATCGAGCCGTTTACCTGGGAAGACGCAAAAAAAACGACCGTTTACAAAATGCATATCGCCGAATGGAGCGGAAAAGAACATCGCGAGTCGGATGATCATCCGAACGCTTTTTATTATAAAACCGCTAAATAG